From a single Sphingobium lignivorans genomic region:
- a CDS encoding EF-hand domain-containing protein, with translation MTQPAPQAPAQTAEAPAEGKPQVVAFVDQQFPQADADGDGSLSPTEFEPWIKALKTAELQSSGGTVDEAEVTTYASNAFATADADGNKLVSKDELTQFLQG, from the coding sequence ATGACGCAGCCAGCCCCTCAGGCGCCTGCGCAGACTGCGGAAGCGCCCGCTGAAGGCAAGCCGCAGGTCGTTGCGTTCGTTGACCAGCAGTTCCCGCAGGCGGACGCCGACGGCGACGGCTCGCTCTCTCCCACGGAGTTCGAGCCGTGGATCAAGGCGCTGAAGACGGCCGAACTCCAGTCCTCCGGCGGAACGGTCGATGAGGCGGAAGTGACCACTTATGCCAGCAACGCGTTCGCGACGGCCGACGCAGACGGCAACAAGCTCGTCAGCAAGGATGAGCTGACCCAATTCCTCCAGGGCTGA